Within Mustela lutreola isolate mMusLut2 chromosome 10, mMusLut2.pri, whole genome shotgun sequence, the genomic segment ctacataactagctaaacaacagaagtgttatttggccattaatgttgttcatagaatatgaaaaaaatctgttgaaatacatggaactataaaaataagggaagtcatgagaaacgaaagtttccttaagaacaatttgcctttagatgacattttaaatgaatgtgaaaaattttcacagaaggtaaacagttctctgtctgtaattgatgatactcagccagctgatgtgaaagtctgacgggctacgtctctcttagtatatgtgctgccgaagcgagcacgggctacgtctctcttaaacattattataagccttgagaaaaatagaaattaaacagaagtaaaattttctaggttttaaatcctattgggatatttatcttagtggtatatttcccaaaagcaaatgtgcatcattaattttaatgcttcttgaaattcccacgaagctgcaactttctgtgcttctctggacaaacagatttaaaacaaaatgaagcatcaacaaggagacttttctgccaagtaacaaaattcaacatttctttttttttttttaagattttatttatttatttgacagacagagatcacaagtaggcagagaggcaggcagagagagaggaggaagcaggctccctgctgagcagagagcccgatgtgggactcgatcccaggaccctgagatcatgacctgagccgaaggcagcggcttaacccactgagccacccaggcgccccaaaattcaacatttctaaacagcttttacaaacaattgataagctcactgcaaatcattcttatatttttataaaaccaaacttttaaaatatcaatattggccaatgttccctcaacctagctctggctaacagatatacctgggagtaaattaaacattgtaagagtggtggacatttgctcctacaaattagtctaaatcaaggaagacttcaggacttagcaactaataaaacaaccccttgggtattattatcctttacttttcactgttgactaatgaatttgaaacataatcaaactagagcaaccttaaatgaataaaaactaaaacaaacaaaaaaatgtattccaaaaagtttagttcttttattaatgaaattggtaatttctccaagtttctggtggggttggtggggtaatcaactgaaaggtttctaaaaactctgcccttttaataaatatgaaggagagagaaaatgtgtgtgtgtgtgtgtgtgtgtgtataggacttgtgaatttcaggtttaccaagtttgtggaaaggttgacaaaatctgcataatccttGTTGATGAGCTCAACCATGgctgttttaaaagtttatagtagagttccagatctcctcttagttcctccagctggacacGCTTCCTACAGTCAGACACAACGTGATCAACAtcgaaatcttcctgaaaatcaaaccagagagaaaaaatgattgcactgataccacattttacatagaaaaattaagatcagagaaagaataagaggctgtattactgcaggggaacacacacagggacatcagggggtctgctcacttcctaagattatgggaaagggagcccctcaccaagaccattctctccagttgcctaactctacaggcattttatttcttttaattatacatttcaaagaggctcttctcaaaatagaaacagctttttcttcttaatttaatt encodes:
- the LOC131810314 gene encoding conserved oligomeric Golgi complex subunit 2-like isoform X2; protein product: MERSRMNLPKGLDTLCFDKDEFMKEDFDVDHVVSDCRKRVQLEELRGDLELYYKLLKQPWLSSSTRIMQILSTFPQTWLAWTKPSMNFLCLWDSYEKF
- the LOC131810314 gene encoding conserved oligomeric Golgi complex subunit 2-like isoform X1, which encodes MERSRMNLPKGLDTLCFDKDEFMKEDFDVDHVVSDCRKRVQLEELRGDLELYYKLLKQPWLSSSTRIMQILSTFPQTWLAWTKPSMNFLCLWDSYEKFW